The following coding sequences are from one Brooklawnia cerclae window:
- a CDS encoding YbaK/EbsC family protein, with protein sequence MGPVPASEHPELLGAPVRAALGYVPEAYVFEIDPTISDTDALCQAHGLPLEVMGNAVLVTGRRQGEERRCCAMALGSRRVDVNGVLKRRLDVRKASFAPMEEATESSGMEYGGITPVGLGAQWPVWLDETVRDVEWLCIGSGVRRSKLVLHGASLLALPGAELVEGLTR encoded by the coding sequence ATGGGGCCGGTTCCGGCATCCGAGCACCCGGAGTTGTTGGGGGCGCCGGTGCGTGCCGCGTTGGGGTACGTGCCGGAGGCCTACGTCTTCGAGATCGATCCCACGATCTCCGACACGGATGCGTTGTGTCAGGCCCATGGCTTGCCGCTCGAGGTCATGGGCAACGCGGTGCTCGTGACAGGACGACGCCAGGGCGAGGAACGCCGGTGCTGCGCGATGGCGCTCGGCAGTCGCCGAGTCGATGTGAACGGCGTACTCAAGCGCAGGTTGGATGTGCGCAAGGCGTCGTTCGCCCCGATGGAGGAGGCGACGGAGTCCTCGGGCATGGAATACGGCGGGATCACACCGGTCGGGCTCGGCGCCCAGTGGCCGGTTTGGCTGGACGAGACGGTCCGCGACGTCGAGTGGCTGTGCATCGGGTCGGGGGTGCGCCGTTCGAAGCTCGTGCTCCACGGCGCGTCGCTGTTGGCCCTCCCGGGAGCCGAGTTGGTCGAGGGCCTGACCCGCTGA
- a CDS encoding SDR family oxidoreductase, with amino-acid sequence MTRAASRRVLVTGASSGIGAATVRRLCADGFTVVAAARRADRLSELAAETGCQTYPIDITDDSQVDALVAHLEQTGGLDAVVNNAGGALGLDLVENADIDGWRRMYELNVLGTLRVTKAVLPLLRAAGEGDVLVVTSTAAHGAYEGGAGYTGVKHAERMLATTLRWEIVGEPIRVLEVSPGNVATEEFSLVRFDGDQDRAAKVYEGYQPLLAEDIADVIAFGLTRPEHVNLDLVIVRPRAQAHNTKIARTTGK; translated from the coding sequence ATGACCCGAGCCGCGTCGCGCCGCGTGCTGGTCACCGGCGCCTCGTCGGGCATCGGCGCCGCCACGGTACGCCGGCTGTGCGCCGACGGGTTCACCGTGGTCGCGGCGGCTCGCCGGGCCGACCGCCTGTCGGAGTTGGCGGCGGAGACGGGCTGCCAGACCTACCCGATCGACATCACGGACGATTCCCAGGTCGACGCGCTGGTCGCGCACCTCGAACAGACCGGTGGGCTGGACGCCGTGGTGAACAACGCGGGCGGTGCTCTCGGGCTCGATCTGGTCGAGAACGCCGACATCGACGGTTGGCGGCGGATGTACGAACTCAACGTGCTGGGTACGCTGCGCGTCACCAAGGCCGTGCTGCCCCTGCTGCGTGCGGCCGGGGAAGGCGATGTGTTGGTGGTCACCTCAACGGCGGCGCACGGGGCCTACGAGGGCGGGGCCGGCTACACCGGTGTCAAGCACGCCGAGCGCATGCTGGCCACCACGTTGCGCTGGGAGATCGTCGGTGAGCCCATCCGGGTGCTGGAGGTCTCGCCGGGCAACGTGGCGACCGAGGAGTTCTCTCTCGTCCGCTTCGACGGCGACCAGGACCGTGCGGCCAAGGTGTACGAGGGCTACCAGCCCCTGCTCGCCGAGGACATCGCCGATGTCATCGCGTTCGGGCTCACGCGGCCCGAGCACGTCAATCTCGACCTGGTGATCGTGCGTCCGCGCGCCCAGGCCCACAACACGAAGATCGCCCGAACCACCGGCAAGTGA
- a CDS encoding amidase — protein MGVEDLIAGYRSETFSPVDVVTDALALIDEADGTLHAMEQVYADRALASAEESAGRWRAGAPLSEVDGIPVTLKENQQVEGIPTPWGSAATVPVPATENAPLVDKLIAAGMPLLGRTVMPELGMLSSGVSSLHPIARNAWNPAWSPGGSTSGGGAAAAAGYAPINFGSDIGGSVRLPASWNGAVGFKPTFGRIPVDPPYFGRHIGPLGRSVADLARAMTVCTGPDYRDPYSLPAVEVPWTQASFEPRGARIGLVLDVGDGADVDPEVAAAVSGAAKVFEAAGAIVEIIPPYLERGEIDLIDLFWRIGHWNDYQRLPEDRRGLMLPFIAEWCRGGAGIGGEDAVRSADEQLHMARTTLAATKGYNVILSPVSPGAAFPAEWPMPSNDVNDPMSHIGFCVVYNMSGQPAVSINCGFTSTGSPIGLQVAAQRYDDLTALGAAAFYEANRPAEAVRPWPRVWETMPA, from the coding sequence ATGGGCGTCGAAGACCTGATCGCGGGCTACCGCTCGGAGACGTTCTCGCCGGTCGACGTGGTGACCGACGCCCTGGCATTGATCGACGAGGCCGACGGCACACTGCACGCCATGGAGCAGGTCTACGCGGATCGTGCGCTCGCCAGCGCCGAGGAGTCCGCCGGGCGGTGGCGTGCGGGCGCGCCTCTCAGTGAGGTCGACGGCATTCCGGTGACCCTCAAGGAGAACCAGCAGGTGGAGGGGATCCCGACACCGTGGGGGTCCGCGGCGACCGTGCCTGTGCCCGCGACCGAGAACGCCCCGCTGGTCGACAAACTGATCGCGGCGGGCATGCCGCTGCTGGGACGAACGGTGATGCCCGAGCTGGGCATGCTGTCGTCCGGGGTGTCCAGCCTGCATCCGATCGCGAGGAACGCCTGGAATCCCGCCTGGAGCCCGGGCGGGTCCACGAGCGGCGGCGGTGCGGCGGCGGCCGCCGGGTACGCACCGATCAACTTCGGCAGCGACATCGGTGGGTCGGTCCGGCTGCCCGCATCGTGGAACGGCGCCGTCGGCTTCAAACCCACCTTCGGGCGCATCCCCGTCGACCCGCCCTATTTCGGACGCCACATCGGCCCGCTGGGTCGCAGCGTCGCCGATCTGGCTCGCGCGATGACCGTGTGCACCGGCCCGGACTATCGCGATCCCTACAGCCTGCCCGCGGTCGAGGTTCCCTGGACGCAGGCCTCTTTCGAACCCCGGGGCGCGAGGATCGGCCTGGTCCTCGACGTCGGGGACGGGGCCGACGTCGACCCGGAGGTGGCGGCGGCCGTCAGCGGGGCGGCGAAGGTCTTCGAGGCGGCCGGGGCGATCGTCGAGATCATCCCGCCCTATCTGGAACGTGGTGAGATCGACCTCATCGATCTGTTCTGGCGCATCGGGCACTGGAACGACTACCAGCGCCTTCCGGAGGACCGCCGTGGCCTGATGCTTCCGTTCATCGCCGAATGGTGCCGTGGGGGAGCAGGCATCGGCGGTGAGGACGCGGTGCGCAGCGCGGACGAGCAGCTTCACATGGCGCGGACGACCCTGGCGGCCACGAAGGGCTACAACGTGATCCTCTCGCCGGTCTCACCCGGGGCGGCCTTCCCCGCGGAGTGGCCGATGCCGTCCAATGACGTCAACGATCCGATGTCCCACATCGGCTTCTGCGTGGTCTACAACATGTCGGGTCAGCCGGCGGTGTCGATCAACTGCGGGTTCACCAGCACCGGCAGCCCGATCGGCCTGCAGGTGGCGGCCCAGCGTTACGACGACCTGACCGCGCTGGGTGCGGCCGCCTTCTACGAGGCCAACCGCCCGGCGGAGGCAGTGAGACCTTGGCCGCGGGTGTGGGAGACCATGCCAGCATGA
- a CDS encoding ABC transporter permease → MLVKVVRRLGVFVVTALVASVVVFLMLSVLPGDPARAQLGVDATQADVDALRAELGLNRPLVVRYVEWLGGLLHGDLGQSYLTRQSVTGEVFNALQVSLLLVLAGMIIAIVIAIPMGTLAAMRQGRPDGLALAGLSQIGISIPNFLMGLLLVVVFAVVLGWLPSNGWTPPAQDPAGFLEHLLLPALSLGIVRGAILSRYTRSAVLDIQRDDFMRTARAKGLTSGQALWRHGLRNALVPVVTVTGVEFSGLLVGAVVIETVFVIPGLGSLLLRSVSNRDMVEVQAVVMIVVFMVLLINLVVDLAYTIIDPRLRSTR, encoded by the coding sequence ATGCTCGTCAAGGTCGTTCGCCGGCTCGGGGTGTTCGTCGTCACCGCGCTGGTCGCGTCCGTCGTCGTTTTCCTCATGCTCAGCGTCCTGCCCGGAGACCCGGCCCGCGCACAGCTCGGGGTGGACGCGACGCAGGCAGATGTGGACGCGTTACGTGCCGAACTCGGCCTGAACCGGCCCCTTGTCGTGCGGTACGTCGAATGGCTCGGAGGGTTGCTGCACGGGGATCTCGGGCAGTCCTACCTCACCAGACAGTCCGTGACGGGTGAGGTGTTCAACGCACTCCAGGTGTCGCTGCTGCTGGTGCTGGCAGGCATGATCATCGCGATCGTCATCGCGATACCGATGGGCACGCTGGCAGCCATGCGCCAGGGCCGCCCCGACGGGCTGGCGCTGGCCGGTCTCAGCCAGATCGGCATCTCCATCCCGAACTTCCTCATGGGCCTGCTCCTGGTGGTCGTGTTCGCCGTCGTCCTCGGTTGGCTTCCCTCGAACGGCTGGACGCCACCGGCGCAGGACCCCGCAGGCTTCCTCGAGCACCTCCTGCTCCCGGCGCTCTCGCTCGGGATCGTCCGCGGGGCGATCCTCAGCCGGTACACCCGCTCCGCCGTGCTCGACATCCAGCGGGACGACTTCATGCGCACGGCGAGAGCGAAGGGCCTGACCTCGGGTCAGGCGCTGTGGCGCCACGGTCTGCGCAACGCTCTGGTGCCCGTGGTCACCGTCACCGGCGTCGAGTTCTCCGGCCTGCTCGTCGGGGCCGTGGTCATCGAGACCGTGTTCGTCATCCCCGGTCTCGGATCGCTGCTTCTGCGCTCCGTGTCCAACCGCGACATGGTCGAGGTTCAGGCAGTGGTGATGATCGTGGTCTTCATGGTGCTGCTGATCAACCTCGTCGTCGACCTCGCGTACACCATCATCGACCCGCGACTCAGGAGCACCCGATGA
- a CDS encoding PLP-dependent aminotransferase family protein: MPQITAAQIAAGLEGHSPAQIAAGVARMVNEGTVSAGDRLPIVRDLATRLGVSTGTVGAAWNTLSALGLVESRGRAGTFVLPTPASWLPPRYRRARNIDTEVHLDLSTGTPDPSLLPDIREPLMVAAANLELVQVNSYLAPPVLPRLESLLQDTWPFRAQRITVVNGAMDGLIRTLNQVVRFGDRVAVESPGYPPVFDILDQLGLVRVPLGLDHAGATPGSVKAAIAAGARAMILQPRAQNPTGVSMTPTRVRELATIIRARTSGTSGGNRLVIIEDDHSGRIAPVRDMSLGTYLPDRVVHVRSYSKTHGPDLRIAGVGGPAHVVDAIVARRLMGAGWTSRVLQMVLASMLTDTRAQAAVAHASQEYANRRTLFAKALADNGLVITPGDGLTMWIPVANEEAAMARLLAAGIRASAGSEFLAHPENAPAPGSGGHLRITLGALRSDFDAVAAIVARAARA; this comes from the coding sequence ATGCCCCAGATAACCGCCGCCCAGATCGCCGCCGGCTTGGAAGGACACAGCCCCGCCCAGATCGCTGCCGGGGTCGCCCGCATGGTCAACGAGGGCACGGTGTCGGCCGGCGACAGGCTGCCGATCGTCCGCGACCTCGCCACTCGGCTCGGGGTGAGCACGGGAACCGTCGGGGCAGCGTGGAACACGTTGTCGGCGCTCGGTCTGGTCGAGTCGCGGGGACGCGCGGGGACGTTCGTCCTGCCCACACCGGCCAGCTGGTTGCCGCCACGCTACCGGCGCGCCCGGAACATCGACACCGAGGTGCATCTCGACCTGTCCACCGGCACGCCGGATCCCTCGTTGCTGCCCGACATCCGTGAGCCGCTCATGGTCGCCGCGGCGAACCTGGAACTCGTCCAGGTGAACTCGTATCTGGCTCCCCCGGTGCTGCCGCGGCTCGAATCGCTGCTGCAGGACACCTGGCCGTTCCGGGCCCAGCGCATCACCGTGGTCAACGGCGCGATGGACGGACTGATCCGGACGCTCAACCAGGTGGTCCGCTTCGGCGACCGCGTCGCGGTCGAGAGCCCGGGCTATCCCCCCGTGTTCGACATACTCGACCAGCTCGGGCTGGTTCGCGTTCCGCTCGGCCTCGACCATGCCGGCGCCACACCGGGATCGGTCAAGGCCGCGATCGCGGCCGGCGCCAGGGCCATGATCCTGCAGCCACGTGCGCAGAACCCCACCGGCGTGTCGATGACACCCACGCGAGTGCGTGAATTGGCCACCATCATCCGGGCGCGCACCAGCGGGACCAGCGGCGGCAACCGGCTCGTGATCATCGAGGACGACCACAGCGGCCGGATCGCACCAGTACGTGACATGAGCCTGGGGACCTACCTGCCCGACCGCGTTGTGCACGTCCGCTCGTACTCCAAGACCCACGGCCCCGACCTGCGCATCGCGGGAGTCGGCGGGCCCGCACACGTCGTGGACGCCATCGTCGCCCGGCGGCTCATGGGCGCCGGCTGGACGAGTCGTGTGCTCCAGATGGTGCTGGCCAGCATGCTCACCGACACCCGGGCCCAGGCCGCGGTGGCGCACGCCTCTCAGGAGTACGCCAATCGCCGCACGTTGTTCGCCAAAGCCCTGGCGGACAACGGTCTGGTCATCACCCCGGGCGACGGCCTGACGATGTGGATCCCGGTGGCGAACGAGGAGGCGGCCATGGCGCGTCTCCTGGCGGCCGGAATCCGCGCCTCGGCGGGCAGCGAGTTCCTGGCGCACCCGGAGAACGCACCTGCGCCTGGCTCCGGCGGCCACCTGCGCATCACACTCGGAGCACTGCGCTCGGATTTCGACGCCGTGGCTGCCATCGTGGCCAGGGCCGCTCGCGCATGA
- a CDS encoding aspartate aminotransferase family protein, which translates to MSSTAQVITVDDPTAPVGAGSTGAELDAAVIAADHSRVFHSWSAQAHLPAFSVAGGQGATLWNHAGDRWVDFSSQLINVNIGYQHPKVVAAIKEQADILTTIAPSTANLTRAEAAGKILSHAPAPFEKVFFTNAGADANENAMRLARLYTGRDKIISRYRSYHGNTGAAVVATGDWRRIPNEFARGHVHVFGPYLYRSEFWATTPEEECARALHHLERVIQAEGSETIAGILLETVPGTAGIMVPPPGYLAGVREIADRYGIVMICDEVMAGFGRTGSWFAFEQHDVVPDLITFAKGVNSGYVPAGGVLISSPIAHAFDERVFPGGLTYSGHPLAMAAIIATITAMEDEHIVENAADVGATVIGPALTALADTNPIVGDVRGTGVFWAAELVADQATKEPLPASRMAAIKSACLAGGLIPTIADNRVHVVPPCVITPEEATHGMQILADVLNEEAGR; encoded by the coding sequence ATGTCCTCGACAGCGCAGGTGATCACAGTGGACGATCCGACGGCCCCGGTGGGCGCTGGGTCGACCGGCGCTGAGCTGGATGCCGCGGTCATCGCAGCGGACCACTCCCGGGTGTTCCACTCCTGGTCGGCCCAAGCCCATCTGCCCGCGTTCAGCGTGGCCGGGGGGCAGGGCGCGACCTTGTGGAACCACGCGGGCGATCGCTGGGTGGATTTCTCCAGCCAGCTCATCAACGTGAACATCGGCTACCAGCATCCCAAGGTCGTCGCGGCGATCAAGGAGCAGGCCGACATCCTCACCACGATCGCACCCTCCACGGCCAACCTGACCCGGGCGGAAGCGGCGGGCAAGATCCTGTCGCACGCTCCGGCCCCCTTCGAGAAGGTCTTCTTCACCAACGCCGGCGCCGATGCCAACGAGAACGCGATGCGGCTCGCGAGGCTCTACACCGGCCGCGACAAGATCATCTCGCGCTACCGCTCGTATCACGGCAACACCGGGGCCGCGGTGGTCGCCACCGGCGACTGGCGGCGGATCCCCAACGAGTTCGCCCGTGGCCATGTGCACGTCTTCGGTCCCTACCTGTACCGGTCGGAGTTCTGGGCGACCACCCCCGAGGAGGAATGCGCGCGTGCGCTGCACCATCTCGAGCGGGTGATCCAGGCCGAGGGCTCCGAGACGATCGCGGGCATCCTGCTGGAGACGGTGCCCGGCACCGCCGGGATCATGGTTCCGCCGCCCGGGTATCTCGCCGGAGTCCGTGAGATAGCCGACCGCTACGGGATCGTCATGATCTGCGACGAGGTGATGGCAGGCTTCGGCCGCACGGGCAGCTGGTTCGCCTTCGAGCAGCACGACGTCGTCCCCGACCTGATCACCTTCGCCAAGGGCGTCAACTCCGGGTACGTGCCGGCCGGCGGCGTGCTGATCAGCTCGCCGATCGCCCACGCGTTCGACGAGCGTGTCTTCCCCGGCGGTCTGACCTACTCGGGCCACCCGCTCGCGATGGCCGCGATCATCGCCACGATCACCGCCATGGAGGACGAGCACATCGTCGAGAACGCGGCCGATGTGGGTGCCACCGTCATCGGGCCGGCACTGACCGCGCTCGCCGACACCAACCCCATCGTCGGCGACGTGCGGGGAACCGGCGTCTTCTGGGCGGCCGAACTGGTGGCGGACCAGGCGACCAAGGAGCCGCTGCCCGCGTCCAGGATGGCGGCGATCAAGTCGGCATGCCTGGCCGGCGGGCTCATCCCGACCATCGCCGACAACCGCGTTCACGTCGTCCCCCCGTGCGTCATCACGCCGGAGGAGGCGACGCACGGCATGCAGATCCTGGCCGACGTGCTGAACGAGGAGGCCGGCCGATGA
- a CDS encoding ABC transporter substrate-binding protein, whose translation MTRRHHRRLLGVAGLMIAGAMLLGACNAGSTTSDSSSSSQGATASDATLRVGLAATPASLDFTQTSGAAIFQALVGNVYEGLVAVDSEGELQPLLAKSWTVSDDGLTYDFVLQEGVTFHNGDPFTAENVKFSLERLGEWTANTPGNLSAIDHVEVVSDTEAKVVLNTADYNALFWLAGPLGAMFDPNTVDSLATEANGTGPFTFESYETGVKMVLQRNDDYWGDSALVKTVELDYFADANAAANALRSGGVDALYQAEAYDQIASFESSSEFTVTTGTTQGVVVMTMNSTEAPFDNADVRHAVMYAIDREAILAAATGGYGTVLGGPAVPTDLYYEDLADTYPYDVDKAKELIASSGVTDLNVTFTVPSRPYAQAIAQVVQQELAEIGITVTLEQQEFPAVWLEKTLNQHEFDLTVTNHIEPRNVTNYANPNYYWSYDNTDVQGLFADAKKATDDAAYNEATSSAIDQIVEDAPGDWLYNPPNIIITTTGVSGFAPNYMGVGINLAGVSVSE comes from the coding sequence ATGACAAGAAGACACCACCGGCGACTCCTGGGGGTTGCCGGCCTGATGATCGCAGGCGCCATGCTGCTGGGCGCCTGCAATGCCGGCAGCACCACGTCCGACTCCTCGAGCAGTTCGCAGGGGGCGACAGCCTCGGACGCGACGCTCCGCGTCGGCCTGGCGGCCACCCCGGCCAGCCTCGACTTCACGCAGACCAGCGGCGCGGCCATCTTCCAGGCTCTCGTCGGCAACGTCTACGAAGGTCTGGTTGCGGTCGACAGCGAGGGCGAACTTCAGCCGCTCCTCGCGAAGTCGTGGACGGTCAGCGACGATGGCCTCACCTATGACTTCGTCCTGCAGGAGGGCGTGACCTTCCACAACGGCGATCCTTTCACTGCCGAGAACGTGAAGTTCTCGCTCGAGCGCCTGGGCGAGTGGACGGCGAACACGCCGGGTAACCTCTCGGCGATCGACCACGTCGAGGTAGTCTCCGACACCGAGGCGAAGGTCGTGCTGAACACAGCCGACTACAACGCGCTGTTCTGGCTTGCGGGTCCGCTGGGCGCGATGTTCGATCCCAACACGGTCGACAGCCTCGCGACCGAGGCCAACGGCACCGGCCCGTTCACGTTCGAGTCGTACGAGACCGGCGTGAAGATGGTGCTGCAGCGCAACGACGACTACTGGGGCGATTCGGCGCTGGTGAAGACGGTCGAGCTCGACTACTTCGCGGATGCGAACGCCGCTGCCAACGCGTTGAGGTCCGGTGGCGTGGACGCGCTGTACCAGGCCGAGGCCTATGACCAGATCGCTTCGTTCGAATCGAGTTCCGAGTTCACGGTCACCACGGGAACGACTCAGGGAGTTGTCGTCATGACGATGAACTCCACCGAGGCACCCTTCGACAACGCCGACGTGCGGCACGCGGTGATGTACGCCATCGATCGGGAAGCGATCCTCGCCGCGGCTACCGGCGGCTACGGGACCGTTCTCGGAGGCCCCGCGGTTCCGACCGACCTCTACTACGAGGATCTGGCCGACACCTACCCGTATGACGTCGACAAGGCCAAGGAACTCATCGCATCGTCCGGCGTCACGGACCTGAACGTCACGTTCACCGTTCCGAGCCGACCGTACGCCCAGGCGATCGCCCAGGTCGTCCAGCAGGAACTGGCTGAGATCGGCATCACCGTGACCTTGGAGCAGCAGGAGTTCCCCGCCGTCTGGCTTGAGAAGACGCTCAACCAGCACGAGTTCGATCTCACGGTGACCAACCACATCGAGCCCCGCAACGTGACGAACTACGCCAACCCCAACTACTACTGGAGCTACGACAACACCGATGTCCAGGGGCTGTTCGCGGACGCGAAGAAAGCCACGGACGATGCGGCGTACAACGAGGCCACCAGCAGTGCCATCGACCAGATCGTCGAGGACGCCCCCGGCGACTGGCTCTACAACCCGCCGAACATCATCATCACGACGACCGGCGTCAGCGGGTTCGCCCCCAACTACATGGGTGTGGGGATCAACCTGGCAGGCGTGAGCGTTAGCGAGTGA
- a CDS encoding ABC transporter permease, translated as MVAVVLAICALSFVWTPTDPLRTDPISRLQGPSGTHWLGTDGLGRDVLSQLIAGSRVPLLVGVVAVLIATVVGVPWGIMAGMTGRGPGEWMMRWNDIVQAFPPLLLAIVFAAVFGASTWTAMVALGIGFAPGFARVARSGTMQVMSREFALAARASGRGPLFTAVRHVLPNILSIVIVQATVTFALAVLSEAALSFLGLGTPPPTPSWGRMLQESQVYIYNQPLLILWPGVAIAWTVLAFNLLGDGLRDQLDPRMKGAS; from the coding sequence ATGGTCGCCGTCGTACTGGCGATCTGCGCCCTCTCGTTCGTGTGGACACCCACCGACCCGTTGCGCACCGACCCCATCAGTCGGCTGCAGGGGCCCTCGGGAACCCATTGGCTCGGGACCGACGGCCTGGGCCGCGACGTGCTGAGTCAGTTGATCGCGGGGTCGCGCGTCCCGCTGCTGGTGGGCGTGGTGGCCGTGTTGATCGCCACGGTGGTCGGAGTGCCCTGGGGGATCATGGCCGGCATGACCGGCCGGGGACCCGGTGAATGGATGATGCGCTGGAACGACATCGTCCAGGCGTTCCCGCCGCTGCTCCTGGCGATCGTCTTCGCGGCGGTCTTCGGCGCGAGCACCTGGACCGCCATGGTGGCCCTGGGTATCGGATTCGCGCCGGGGTTCGCCCGGGTGGCGCGGTCGGGAACGATGCAGGTGATGAGCCGTGAGTTCGCGCTGGCCGCCAGGGCATCGGGACGCGGCCCGCTGTTCACCGCGGTACGGCACGTGCTGCCGAACATCTTGAGCATCGTCATCGTCCAGGCCACGGTGACTTTCGCCCTGGCAGTGCTCAGCGAGGCCGCGCTGTCGTTCCTCGGCCTGGGCACTCCGCCGCCCACCCCGTCGTGGGGACGCATGCTCCAGGAGTCGCAGGTCTACATCTACAACCAGCCGTTGCTGATCCTGTGGCCCGGTGTGGCGATCGCGTGGACCGTCCTGGCGTTCAACCTGCTCGGTGACGGCCTGCGTGACCAACTCGATCCCCGGATGAAGGGAGCCTCATGA
- a CDS encoding cysteine desulfurase → MTTSEWRAPSLEGQIGRLASLYFPEFATAPSAGPSAAPAITPTVPSALSPQVVPAAAASLGHVVTRVPTGPWAPEIPAPAADAEEYRPRLVRLGEEHSTPPTVGTRADRRPTRGRSQAFVGARSVESVREDFPILAEVVDGKPLVWLDNAATTQRPRAVIDRLVRYYEHENSNVHRAAHALAARSTDAYEASRRTVAGFIGAGSPDEIVFVRGTTEGINLVARSFVRPRLAPGDEVVLTRLEHHANIVPWQIVAAETGAVIKVAPIDDDGQIELGAYSRLFTPRTRFASFAHVANALGTITPAAEMIAIAHSHGVPVLLDAAQSAPHLPLDVRALDVDFLVFSGHKILGPTGIGVVYGKGELLEEAEPYQGGGNMIADVTFEQTIYQPAPAKFEAGTGNIADAVGLAAAIEYVRGLGIENIAAYEHALLVYGTEALRRVPGVRIVGTAAQKATVLSFVLDGHSVEEVGQALSREGIAVRAGHHCAQPALRRFGLEATVRPSIAFYNTCDELDALADVVRNVAGGGVW, encoded by the coding sequence ATGACTACGAGTGAGTGGCGGGCTCCCTCACTCGAAGGCCAGATCGGCCGGCTGGCTTCCCTGTACTTCCCCGAGTTTGCGACCGCCCCCTCGGCGGGGCCGTCCGCTGCACCAGCGATCACGCCCACGGTCCCCTCGGCTTTGTCGCCACAGGTCGTCCCGGCAGCGGCCGCATCGCTGGGGCACGTCGTGACCCGGGTACCGACCGGGCCGTGGGCGCCGGAGATCCCGGCCCCGGCGGCCGACGCCGAGGAATACCGTCCGCGACTGGTGCGTCTCGGCGAGGAGCACAGCACGCCGCCGACCGTAGGCACCCGGGCCGACCGGCGTCCCACCCGTGGGCGTTCGCAGGCCTTCGTCGGGGCCCGAAGCGTGGAATCGGTTCGAGAGGACTTTCCGATCCTGGCCGAGGTCGTCGACGGCAAGCCGCTCGTGTGGCTCGACAACGCGGCCACGACCCAGCGCCCGCGTGCGGTGATCGATCGCCTCGTCCGCTACTACGAGCACGAGAACTCCAACGTCCACCGGGCTGCGCATGCTCTCGCTGCCCGGTCCACCGACGCCTACGAGGCGTCCCGCCGGACGGTCGCCGGCTTCATCGGCGCGGGCTCGCCCGACGAGATCGTGTTCGTCCGGGGCACCACCGAGGGCATCAACCTCGTGGCGCGGTCGTTCGTCAGGCCGAGGCTGGCGCCCGGGGACGAGGTCGTGCTCACCCGGTTGGAGCATCACGCCAACATCGTGCCGTGGCAGATCGTCGCGGCCGAGACGGGTGCGGTCATCAAGGTGGCCCCGATCGACGATGACGGCCAGATCGAACTGGGCGCCTATTCCCGGCTCTTCACGCCCCGCACCCGGTTCGCGTCGTTCGCGCATGTGGCGAACGCGCTCGGTACGATCACCCCAGCCGCCGAGATGATCGCCATCGCGCATTCGCACGGCGTGCCGGTGTTGCTGGACGCGGCACAGTCCGCGCCGCACCTGCCACTGGACGTGAGGGCGCTCGACGTCGACTTCCTGGTGTTCTCGGGGCACAAGATCCTCGGACCCACCGGCATCGGTGTGGTCTACGGGAAGGGCGAACTGCTCGAGGAGGCCGAGCCGTACCAGGGCGGAGGCAACATGATCGCCGACGTCACCTTCGAGCAGACGATTTATCAGCCCGCACCGGCGAAGTTCGAGGCGGGCACCGGGAACATCGCGGACGCGGTCGGGTTGGCGGCGGCCATCGAGTACGTACGGGGCCTGGGCATCGAGAACATCGCTGCCTATGAGCACGCGCTGCTTGTCTACGGCACCGAGGCGTTGCGGCGTGTCCCGGGCGTCCGCATCGTCGGAACCGCTGCGCAGAAGGCGACCGTGCTCAGCTTCGTGCTGGACGGGCACTCGGTCGAGGAGGTCGGCCAGGCGCTGAGCCGTGAGGGGATCGCCGTGCGTGCCGGCCACCATTGTGCCCAGCCGGCCCTGCGTCGTTTCGGGCTCGAGGCCACCGTTCGTCCCTCGATCGCGTTCTACAACACCTGCGACGAACTCGACGCGCTCGCGGATGTGGTAAGAAACGTGGCCGGGGGTGGCGTTTGGTGA